TGCAGCTTTCAGGGACTGCTAATCCTACAGTTCAAAGCCCAAGTGGATAGGTAGTTCCTTGTCTCACTTCTGTAGTACTGACCTTTATTTCTGAGCTGGGGTCTCCTAGTTCCAGACAGTCTATCAGGGGAAACATCATCCCTACTAATCCCTGTTACAGATTTCTGTGTCTCAATGATGCCATTTCTCTTCTAAGCTCTGGGGCAAAGCTGCCTAGTCTGTTTAGTCAAACAGGACAGTTCCCTTTATCCTAAGCATCATCCTGTTGAACCAGGTTTAGCTTTATTCAGGGATGCAATGGGGAAAGCCAAGACATTGTTTTTTTGCTTGCCAAATCTTTGTTGTAGCAGCACTTAATATTCTGTAGCTACTGCTGCAAAGTATACCTTTATATTTTCCCCTTATGACACATAAATGTATCTGAACAAGTTTGCCACATTATAGTACATATGGGAGCATggtccatttcctcatctttaataataatgATGTACTTACAGGCAATATTTTGTCCAGTAAATTGTCATCGCCTAGGCAACAGGACCATCTAAAGCAGCTGCAACAATATGAGCAAGTCGTTCCTTACCTCCTGGATGGAGATCACCAGGAACAATCCGGCAACCTTCATGGAAAGGTCGgcatctttatttttcctgtttCTCACATGACAAAGTGGCCTATGCTTAATGCTTCATAAATAACGATTCATAGTGGAATCAAGTAGATACAATCATTGTCATGTACATTTAATATCTTTCTAACATCTTTTAGAGTAATTTGCTGGACTTTTAAGATTAGATTGTTTATCTGCAGAATATTAAATAATGCTTAGTTGGGCAAAATGAGTCATTGCCTTTGGACAAAATCTCAGTGTCGATATATTAATGTTCAATATCAGACACAGTCTATTTCGCTGAAATGTGCTAATTTTCACGAGGGAGAACATGAAGCCAAATCTAACCTCAGCAGATTTTATGCATTTTAAGTTTACTATTCATTATATTAATTGTTGCTTATTTTTCAGGAAATTATGTCTCGCTGCCTTTCAAGGAAAACTATTCTGATTATTAAGTAGCAAGACTGTCTACAGTTTAGAGGTTAATAAATATTCTCTACCTAGTAGTAAGGCACATAAGGCATCAATATAATACACATTTGAAGTATGGAAGTCTTGATATCTTTTACCTTTAACAGTCAGAGTTACATTCAAATGAAACTTGGAACATTGTTTTTATTTGTTGAAGTAGTTAGTCAGCACATGGAGAGTGCCCCTTGGAACAGTACTGAGTTGTAGCTTTCAAACGAAGTTGTAGCTGACGTAGATGAAGAAATAGGGAGCTGTCTTTTCCACTTTGCTGGTGGAACTGTATTAAGTGACACAATTAATAGTGTACAGTGGAGCAAAGGTACATAGCTGGATTAAGTGAGCAATAAATGCTAGAAGGTGGAGCTTGGATACAGGAGAAGCTGGAGTGTAGAGATCAGGTGtgggagaagctggaaggtgcaGATGGAGTATGGGAGAAGCTGGTAGATGAAGATTGCATGTGGGAGAAGCTGGTAGGTGAAGATTTCATGtgagagaagctggaaggtgacgaTTGAGTATGggagaggctggaaggtgaagaTTGGGCTtgggagaagctggaaggtggagATCGCGTATGGGAGAAGCTGGTAGATGAAGATAGCATGTGGAAGAAACTGGTAGGTGAAGATTTCATGtgggagaagctggaaggtgaagaTTGGGAGTGGCAGAAGCTGGAAGGTGGAGATCGAGTAtgggagaagctggaaggtgaggaTCAGGTATGGAAGAAGCTGGAAAGTGAAGGCTGCATGTAGGAGATGCTGGAAGGTGAGGATTgggagtggaagaagctggaaGGTAAAGATCGGGTGTGGGAGAAGCTGGAGGTTGGAGATCAGGTACAAGAGAAGCTGAAATGTAAAGATCAGGTACAGGACAAACTGGAGGGTGAAGGTCAGGTGTGGGAGAAGCTGGAATGTGGAGATCAGGTACAGGACAAGCTGGAGCCTGGAGATCAGGTGTGGGAGAAGCTAGAAGGTGGAGATCAGGTACAGGACAAACTGGAGGGTGAAGGTCAGGTGAGGGAGAAGCTGGAATGTGGAGATCAGGTACAGGACAAACTGGAGGGTGAAGGTCAGGTGTGGGAGAAGCTGGAATGTGGAGATCAGGTGtgggagaagctggaaggtggagACCAGGTACAGGACAAACTGGAGCGTGGAGATCAGGTGtgggagaagctggaaggtggagATCAGGTACAGGACAAGCTGGAGCGTGGAGATCAGGTGtgggagaagctggaaggtggagATCAGGTACAGGACAAACTGGAGCGTGGAGATCAGGTGTGGCAGAAGCTGGAAGGTGGAGATCAGGTACAGGACAAACTGGAGGGTGAAGGTCAGGTGTGGGAGAAGCTGGAATGTGGAGATCAGGTGTGGGAGAAGCTGGAATGTGGAGATCAGGTACAGGACAAGCTGGAGCGTGGAGATCAGGTGtgggagaagctggaaggtggagATCAGGTACAGGACAAGCTGGAGCGTGGAGATCAGGTGtgggagaagctggaaggtggagATCAGGTACAGGACAAACTGGAGGGTGAAGGTCAGGTGtgggagaagctggaaggtggagACCAGGTACAGGACAAACTGGAGCGTGGAGATCAGGTGtgggagaagctggaaggtggagACCAGGTACAGGACAAACTGGAGCGTGGAGATCAGGTACAGGACAAACTGGAAGGTGGAGATCAGGTGtgggagaagctggaaggtggagACCAGGTACAGGACAAACTGGAGCGTGGAGATCAGGTGtgggagaagctggaaggtggagATCAGGTGTGGGAAATTATGTTCCATCCAAGAAAGATAAACATTTGGGAACACTGAACTCAACAGAGAAGTTGTTGAAGCTATTCTactggacaaaaataaatttaaaaagtaatgaaatgtcAGCCTTTATCTCAAGTGGACTGTatttcaaagggctggaaagtgTTACAACTGTATTGAACTCTAGTTAGATTTCATGTGgagtaatgtgctcagttctTGGTGTCATACCACATGAAAACTATATTCACATGAATGGAGAGCATTCCATATTCAACTCGTAAACTTACTTACGGCCAGTTACACCActgacatttagggcagcaacgaaggtcctccatctctgtctctccTTCCAGAAACCAATTTTATTCTTGGGCTTCCTTCATCAAGCCAGTAGCTTCCTGCCCATTTTCACTACTATCAGCCTCAGTCTCAGATGAaggctcaggaatactgtcacactcaggtgtagaatgattcttcattactttttctgtaacaattttgtttgactagtcagggttgttaaccttgagctgaacccccgaatgTGGAGGACTGTTGGGACACTCTTAGTctgtctctaccctttgaccttttgGCATGCGTGATCCGACCAAGAGCCAaaccacaaggccctgactccagcgagcatagctctctgggtcattgaggcacacaagcccccaaccacaacaaggttgtggtcctcttggaggagcagGTAATCTAATTCAATGATTAAAGGGTTTTATAGAATAATGGGGAAGAAATTATGTCTTTGGTCAAAGATCCAGAACAAAGAGGGAGAATGACCTTAAAGCTGGAGCTTCCTCTTACCATTGATATTAGACAAAGCTTTTTATTCATGTTAATGAATATCTGGAACTCTCACTACAAGAATTGGTTGAAGTTAGATcaataaaatatttcaaaacaGGGTGACACTTCTTTAAGCAAGAGAGCTAACAAGGATATAAGGGTAAGGAACCAAGCTGGATGAAAGCATTTGATGTTCGGATCAGCCCTAATCTAACAGAATACTAAAGTAAGATTATATAATTGAAAGGCCTATTCTGGTTCCAATACTGTGGATGTCTATGCATGCAGACAGTTACATAACCTGTTGAATTTGCCCTGCTGTTCTATGAGCAActatagtggattctggttaatggggacacatcgggaccagtacattttggcccaattaagtggcttgcccaattagctgaagtttcatggaaatagaaaTGTATAATAAAGGCAAACTGCTGTTTAATTGAGCAACAAATTGTGTATTtcaatgaaatacaaaacaaattagacCACTGCCTATACTACTACACTATTCTAAAACTGTGCATTTGTTCCTAATAATTATCA
The sequence above is drawn from the Hypanus sabinus isolate sHypSab1 chromosome 22, sHypSab1.hap1, whole genome shotgun sequence genome and encodes:
- the LOC132379783 gene encoding golgin subfamily A member 6-like protein 22 isoform X1; the encoded protein is MLEGEDWEWKKLEGKDRVWEKLEVGDQVQEKLKCKDQVQDKLEGEGQVWEKLECGDQVQDKLEPGDQVWEKLEGGDQVQDKLEGEGQVREKLECGDQVQDKLEGEGQVWEKLECGDQVWEKLEGGDQVQDKLERGDQVWEKLEGGDQVQDKLERGDQVWEKLEGGDQVQDKLERGDQVWQKLEGGDQVQDKLEGEGQVWEKLECGDQVWEKLECGDQVQDKLERGDQVWEKLEGGDQVQDKLERGDQVWEKLEGGDQVQDKLEGEGQVWEKLEGGDQVQDKLERGDQVWEKLEGGDQVQDKLERGDQVWEKLEGGDQVQDKLERGDQVWEKLEGGDQVWEIMFHPRKINIWEH
- the LOC132379783 gene encoding golgin subfamily A member 6-like protein 22 isoform X2; this translates as MLEGEDWEWKKLEGKDRVWEKLEVGDQVQEKLKCKDQVQDKLEGEGQVWEKLECGDQVQDKLEPGDQVWEKLEGGDQVQDKLEGEGQVREKLECGDQVQDKLEGEGQVWEKLECGDQVWEKLEGGDQVQDKLERGDQVWEKLEGGDQVQDKLERGDQVWEKLEGGDQVQDKLERGDQVWQKLEGGDQVQDKLEGEGQVWEKLECGDQVWEKLECGDQVQDKLERGDQVWEKLEGGDQVQDKLERGDQVWEKLEGGDQVQDKLEGEGQVWEKLEGGDQVWEKLEGGDQVQDKLERGDQVQDKLEGGDQVWEKLEGGDQVQDKLERGDQVWEKLEGGDQVWEIMFHPRKINIWEH